The Hymenobacter sp. GOD-10R genome includes a window with the following:
- a CDS encoding helix-turn-helix domain-containing protein, with the protein MLTLTLALLVVEILLCYSGYIQFVPFFVSLTEPLNFVISPLLYLYIRSIIEPAFRWRPRYLVLLLPAAAHALYLVPFFAQTNAWKLRTVAESFHQPHPAAPEAARNFWWFATYTPFYNAFYGILGSYLLLYLGLQLRLLLTYQREQAGRPSQPTPALSWLKRLGLGFSLLLLVYVGATTYYHFTTGYVNDTGDVWVASLISLLFYGMSGRAISRSSLLTLQPSAEEPVPEAATPRKKYEKTALSPEASGAILGRLRTLMADTNAYRNPDLSLAELAAQLHLPPHHLSQVINEQCQQNFFDFVNTYRIDDVKRQLQSPETAHLKLEEIGFTAGFNSKSAFNAAFKKHTLTTPSEFRKNALLQ; encoded by the coding sequence TTGCTTACACTCACGCTAGCTCTGTTAGTCGTCGAGATTCTACTGTGCTACTCAGGCTACATTCAATTCGTGCCGTTTTTCGTAAGCCTCACTGAGCCGCTGAACTTCGTCATATCGCCGTTGCTGTATCTCTACATCCGCAGCATCATCGAGCCAGCGTTTCGCTGGCGGCCGCGCTATCTGGTGTTGCTACTGCCGGCTGCGGCGCACGCTCTGTACTTGGTACCCTTCTTTGCTCAGACCAACGCCTGGAAGCTGCGCACTGTAGCCGAGTCGTTTCACCAGCCGCATCCTGCTGCTCCGGAAGCGGCGCGCAATTTCTGGTGGTTTGCCACCTACACGCCGTTCTACAACGCTTTCTATGGTATACTAGGCAGCTACCTGCTGTTGTACCTAGGTTTGCAGCTTCGCCTACTACTCACCTACCAGCGCGAGCAAGCGGGCCGGCCTTCCCAGCCGACCCCGGCACTCAGTTGGTTGAAGCGCTTGGGCTTAGGGTTTAGCCTGCTACTGCTCGTCTACGTGGGCGCTACTACTTATTACCACTTCACTACGGGCTATGTCAACGATACCGGCGACGTGTGGGTGGCTTCTCTGATTTCGCTGCTTTTCTACGGGATGAGCGGCCGGGCCATTAGCCGTTCTAGTCTACTTACCCTTCAGCCCTCAGCCGAAGAGCCTGTACCGGAAGCTGCTACCCCACGCAAGAAATATGAAAAAACCGCGCTAAGCCCCGAAGCTTCCGGCGCAATCCTAGGTCGCCTCCGTACGCTGATGGCCGACACCAACGCCTACCGAAACCCTGATCTTTCCCTGGCCGAACTGGCTGCTCAACTGCATTTGCCGCCTCACCACCTCTCCCAAGTCATCAACGAGCAGTGCCAGCAAAATTTCTTCGATTTTGTCAATACCTACCGCATTGATGACGTGAAGCGTCAGCTCCAGAGCCCTGAAACGGCACACCTAAAGCTAGAAGAAATTGGGTTTACTGCGGGCTTCAACTCGAAATCTGCTTTCAACGCCGCCTTCAAAAAGCATACATTGACCACGCCCTCCGAATTTCGCAAAAATGCCTTGCTGCAGTAA
- a CDS encoding SDR family oxidoreductase produces the protein MKVFVTGASGYVGSAVVQELQQAGHQVLGLARSDKSAQALAAAGAEVLQGDLNDLDSLKRGAEAADGVIHLAFNHDFSQYQAAAVTDNRAIEAMGSVLVGSNRPLVVTSGMAGLSAKDRLPTEDDVPTGAVRTSEQTTLALVPQGVRAMVVRLAASVHGERDSAFVPYLIQVARQKGESAYIGEGLNRWPAVHRLDAARLFRLALEQGAAGASYHGVADEGISLRDLAAIIGRHLSVPVVSKSVEEAATHFNWLARFASMDLAASSTLTQQRLNWHPTHSGLLADLEQGHYFAT, from the coding sequence ATGAAAGTTTTTGTAACTGGAGCGTCGGGCTATGTGGGCTCGGCAGTGGTGCAGGAGTTGCAGCAAGCGGGCCATCAGGTACTCGGCCTAGCTCGCTCCGACAAATCGGCGCAGGCCCTAGCGGCGGCTGGGGCTGAGGTGCTGCAAGGCGACCTCAACGACCTCGACAGCCTTAAGCGCGGCGCAGAAGCCGCTGATGGCGTTATTCATCTGGCCTTCAACCACGACTTCTCGCAGTACCAAGCCGCCGCCGTCACCGATAACCGGGCCATTGAGGCGATGGGTAGCGTGCTGGTTGGTTCCAATCGGCCGCTAGTGGTGACCTCGGGCATGGCTGGCCTGTCGGCAAAAGACCGACTGCCAACCGAGGATGACGTGCCTACCGGCGCGGTTCGTACCTCGGAGCAGACGACACTAGCCTTGGTGCCGCAAGGCGTGCGGGCCATGGTTGTGCGGTTGGCTGCGTCGGTGCACGGTGAGAGGGATTCCGCTTTTGTGCCCTACCTCATTCAAGTGGCTAGGCAAAAAGGTGAGTCCGCGTACATTGGCGAAGGGCTAAACCGTTGGCCAGCAGTACACCGGCTTGATGCGGCCCGCCTATTTCGGCTGGCGCTAGAGCAGGGGGCAGCCGGGGCGAGTTACCACGGAGTAGCCGACGAAGGCATTTCCTTACGCGACCTGGCAGCTATCATCGGTCGGCACCTGAGTGTGCCGGTGGTGTCAAAGTCAGTCGAGGAAGCCGCCACGCATTTCAACTGGCTAGCGCGCTTTGCCAGTATGGACCTAGCTGCCTCCAGCACCCTAACGCAGCAACGCCTGAACTGGCACCCCACGCACTCCGGCTTGTTGGCCGATTTGGAGCAGGGGCACTATTTTGCTACCTAG
- a CDS encoding acyltransferase family protein, with protein MRPATALPSTEARRYDLDWLRVLAFGLLIFYHTGMVFVGWQFHLMSQVSSPVLELPMEFLNQWRMPLLFVISGVGVTFALGRRKAGQFIGERLQRLLLPLAFGMLVVVVPQVYYERLAQGAGYTSLLDFYPHYFEGTYPKGNFTWNHLWFIAYLLPFSLLSLPLFLQLRKPAAQVLLARLSQWLQRPGRVLLFALPLVFLQLVLRPYWPDHRNLVSDWFNFAFYLTLFVYGYLFGPLAGFWQAAERQRYLFLTLGLAAFSFYYWGGDFYSAFISGAIKRAVQGINCWCWILVCIGFGRRYLNRNSLLLQRANEAVYPFYILHQTVLIALGYYVLQWPATNAAKFLVIALGTFGGTLFLYAVIYRSSVLRILFGMKPKSFAAERKATKTNGHQNTLRLLPVTAGNSRSAVDQDVDSSSWPDPVR; from the coding sequence ATGCGTCCTGCTACTGCTCTACCATCCACCGAAGCCCGTCGCTACGACCTCGATTGGCTTCGGGTCCTCGCCTTCGGCCTGCTAATATTTTATCATACGGGAATGGTTTTCGTGGGCTGGCAATTCCACCTCATGAGTCAGGTTAGCAGCCCGGTGCTGGAGCTGCCCATGGAGTTTTTGAATCAGTGGCGTATGCCGCTATTATTTGTAATTTCCGGAGTTGGCGTCACCTTTGCCCTGGGCCGTCGCAAGGCCGGCCAGTTCATCGGCGAGCGGCTACAACGTCTCTTGTTACCGCTAGCGTTTGGCATGCTGGTAGTGGTAGTGCCGCAGGTGTACTACGAGCGGCTAGCCCAAGGTGCGGGCTACACGTCTCTCCTCGACTTCTACCCGCATTACTTCGAAGGCACTTACCCCAAGGGTAACTTTACCTGGAATCACCTTTGGTTTATTGCTTACCTACTCCCCTTCTCGCTACTCAGTCTGCCGCTTTTCTTGCAACTGCGCAAGCCTGCTGCCCAGGTCCTACTTGCCCGCCTGAGCCAATGGCTCCAACGACCGGGTCGCGTGTTACTGTTTGCGCTGCCGCTTGTCTTCCTGCAACTCGTGCTACGCCCTTACTGGCCCGACCACCGCAATCTGGTTTCGGACTGGTTCAATTTTGCCTTCTACCTTACACTGTTTGTCTACGGCTACTTGTTCGGCCCCCTGGCGGGCTTCTGGCAAGCTGCCGAACGACAGCGCTACTTGTTCCTGACCCTAGGTCTGGCCGCCTTCAGCTTCTACTATTGGGGTGGTGATTTCTATTCCGCCTTTATCAGCGGCGCTATCAAACGGGCCGTACAAGGTATCAACTGCTGGTGCTGGATACTGGTCTGCATTGGTTTCGGGCGGCGCTATCTTAATCGAAACTCGCTACTACTCCAACGCGCCAACGAGGCAGTGTATCCGTTCTATATTCTGCACCAAACGGTACTCATCGCCTTGGGCTACTACGTGCTGCAATGGCCCGCTACCAACGCCGCCAAATTTCTGGTTATTGCCCTAGGTACTTTCGGGGGCACCTTGTTTCTCTACGCTGTTATCTACCGCTCTTCGGTACTCCGGATTCTGTTTGGAATGAAGCCGAAATCGTTCGCAGCTGAGCGGAAAGCAACGAAAACCAACGGGCACCAAAACACGCTACGGCTACTCCCTGTGACAGCAGGCAATAGCCGTAGCGCAGTTGATCAGGACGTTGACAGTTCCAGTTGGCCAGATCCCGTGCGGTAG
- a CDS encoding RagB/SusD family nutrient uptake outer membrane protein, which produces MNRNFRYTLLLGLGLGMGLSGCQDLDITPSDRPTDATFWTQAADASNVLNSCYAGLYSSEYFFFNETLSDNAFNKSDVDGSNARNIAEGAYGTNQSRITNEWGFHYGGIRACNRLLNNINKITSLDANLKARYIAEAQAIRAFHYFQLMTWYGDVPLITTEVSVTEANALPRASRADVLAFVLSELDAAAGVLPVNTAYSAENKGRFTKGGALALKARVLLYEGRWADVSAVTTQLINGQAGTYSLFPTYAGVFSPANENNSEDVLDMQYAFPSRTYNVQRQFIPRTEGKLVCSIAPTQELVNDYVMANGKAINEAGSGYNETTPYTGRDPRFSTTLVYDGYVWKRPDGSNITIRTFPGTGDNSVDRADASPTGYYSSKYFDPTADANLNSGLNLMLIRYADVLLMHAEALNEQGKLTAADWNSTIGALRRRAGFTDAAALNFPSGDQASLRTIVRRERRTELAMEGLRIFDIRRWRTAETVLNGYAHGIKTGDPAVDNGYIRVDQRTFDPAKHYLWPVPQRERDINANLTQNPGW; this is translated from the coding sequence ATGAACCGTAATTTTCGCTATACGCTGCTCCTGGGGCTAGGACTTGGCATGGGCCTTTCCGGCTGCCAAGACCTTGACATAACGCCCTCCGACCGTCCCACCGACGCCACCTTCTGGACCCAGGCCGCCGACGCATCAAACGTGTTGAACTCCTGCTACGCGGGCCTCTACTCCAGCGAGTACTTCTTCTTCAACGAGACGCTCTCCGACAACGCCTTTAACAAGAGCGACGTGGACGGCTCCAACGCCCGCAACATTGCCGAAGGCGCTTACGGCACCAACCAGTCGCGTATCACCAACGAGTGGGGCTTCCATTACGGCGGTATCCGCGCCTGCAATCGGCTACTGAACAACATCAACAAGATCACAAGCCTAGATGCCAACCTCAAAGCCCGCTACATTGCCGAGGCGCAGGCCATCCGTGCTTTCCACTACTTCCAATTGATGACGTGGTATGGCGACGTGCCCCTTATCACCACGGAAGTAAGTGTGACCGAGGCTAACGCCCTGCCCCGCGCTTCGCGCGCCGACGTGCTAGCTTTTGTGCTGAGTGAGCTAGATGCAGCAGCGGGCGTGCTGCCCGTGAATACGGCGTACAGTGCCGAGAACAAAGGTCGCTTCACCAAAGGCGGAGCCCTCGCATTGAAAGCCCGCGTGCTGCTCTACGAAGGCCGGTGGGCGGATGTGTCAGCTGTTACAACGCAGCTAATCAATGGGCAAGCCGGTACGTACAGTTTATTCCCAACCTACGCGGGCGTGTTCTCGCCAGCCAATGAGAACAACAGCGAGGACGTACTCGACATGCAGTATGCCTTCCCCTCGCGGACGTATAATGTGCAGCGCCAATTCATTCCGCGCACCGAGGGCAAGCTTGTCTGCTCCATTGCTCCAACCCAGGAGCTGGTAAACGACTATGTGATGGCTAATGGCAAAGCCATCAACGAAGCGGGTTCGGGTTACAACGAGACCACGCCGTACACGGGCCGCGACCCACGCTTTTCGACTACGTTGGTGTACGATGGCTACGTGTGGAAGCGCCCCGACGGCTCTAACATCACCATTCGCACCTTCCCTGGCACCGGCGACAACTCCGTGGACCGGGCCGATGCTAGCCCCACCGGCTATTACTCATCGAAGTACTTTGACCCGACCGCTGATGCCAACCTGAACTCGGGCCTGAACCTGATGCTGATTCGCTACGCCGATGTGCTACTCATGCACGCCGAAGCGCTGAACGAGCAAGGTAAGCTCACGGCCGCCGACTGGAACAGCACCATTGGTGCTCTGCGGCGCCGAGCCGGCTTCACTGATGCGGCAGCCCTCAACTTCCCTAGCGGCGACCAAGCTAGCCTGCGCACGATCGTACGCCGGGAGCGCCGCACCGAGCTAGCCATGGAAGGCTTGCGCATCTTCGACATTCGCCGGTGGCGCACTGCCGAAACGGTGCTCAACGGCTATGCGCACGGCATCAAGACGGGCGACCCGGCCGTGGACAACGGCTACATACGCGTGGATCAGCGCACATTCGATCCGGCCAAGCACTACCTCTGGCCCGTGCCTCAGCGGGAGCGTGACATCAACGCAAACCTAACGCAGAACCCAGGCTGGTAA
- a CDS encoding TonB-dependent receptor, with product MNLPPTLPDRPGSRLLLCTASALLLNAFSTPVSAQLLASTQRMHTRQAAVEAVPLKHLLKQWEKQYKSIIAYDTDLVEDKRVIPPTEVSTLDARLTSVLPQVGLSFKKLHANDYVITPVEIRRVTSSANVSATQDITVAGRVVDSKGAGLPGVTVVVKGTTLGTGTGPDGSFSLQAPENSTLVFSFVGFARQEIAIQGATSNLTVTLAEDAKALSEVVVVGYGTQQKAEVTGALNTVSAPALENRPVTNLAQALQGTAPNLTIQQSSAEPGAGLNINIRGVGTLGNASPLVIVDGIAGSLNSLNPNDIESITVLKDAASAAIYGSRGANGVLLVTTKKGTLNQKPVLTYNTLVGWQSPNFLRRPVTGLQFMQLKNEALVNSGQAPQFSPQQMRDFAAHGDYQWYLDAVLKKQALQQNHNLSLSGGSGKTRYLMSLGYVDQNSLFVGDKYGFKRLNARLNLSTQVTDKLSVGAIFSYARVSTREHAFITDWIISDAVRIPVIYPLQDSLGNYVTPATSSDNPVNRLRNGGLRTNSNDNGYGNLNAEYEVIKGLKLRGLVGGDLWNYRMNEFTRSLQYVTLDGSPTSGGDGNNSVTDRTQRTLLTNYQATANYEHTFAQKHEVKALVGYSSEHYNDDRAGIHVINVPGNDFGVISNGTTYAAISDPSGVNHANGTYGNNEQWALNSVFGRLNYAFAGKYLIEGSFRYDGSSRFASNKRWGFFPSVSAGWRPLEENFMSFLQPTFSDLKVRGSIGQLGNQNIGLYRYLSTISTAPGAYSFGEQPVPGANFSTANRDITWETATMGNIGVDAAFFKNALSVSFDYFDKRTSDILIDLPVAGAFGAGAPTQNAASVRNQGWEVSATYRLRTERGFNQSLTLNAADTRNLVTDTKGVETIRGGDATNIIREGFPINSYYGYRTNGIYQTMEEINAGPKPAFVAPGALRPGDIRYVDRNGDGVINQDDRYVLGNPFPRYTFGATYTADYKGFDLVVFVQGVGKRNLYIRGEGVEAFHNNWENVYAQHLDRWTPTNTDASYPRLTIGTASTNNNQGSDYWLRNGAYARLKNVQLGYTLPATFTSKAGIEQLRVFVSGQDLLTISHLRKIGFDPEISEFSESVGLGGGTGSSGRVYPSVRLVTLGLNVSF from the coding sequence ATGAACCTACCTCCTACCCTACCTGACAGACCCGGTTCTCGCTTACTGCTCTGCACAGCGAGTGCGCTGTTGCTAAATGCATTTAGCACGCCGGTATCGGCGCAGCTGCTCGCTTCCACGCAGCGCATGCATACGCGGCAAGCTGCGGTTGAGGCAGTACCTCTTAAACACCTGCTAAAACAATGGGAGAAACAGTACAAGAGCATCATTGCCTACGACACTGACCTCGTCGAGGACAAGCGTGTAATTCCTCCAACTGAAGTATCTACTCTGGATGCTCGGCTTACGAGTGTGCTTCCCCAAGTAGGCTTGAGCTTCAAAAAGCTGCATGCAAACGATTACGTTATTACCCCCGTCGAAATTAGACGCGTCACGTCTTCTGCAAACGTTTCCGCCACACAGGATATCACGGTAGCTGGCCGTGTGGTAGACAGCAAAGGCGCTGGTCTGCCCGGCGTGACGGTCGTAGTGAAAGGTACTACCCTAGGTACCGGCACCGGACCCGACGGCAGCTTCAGCCTGCAAGCGCCTGAGAATAGTACGCTGGTATTCAGCTTCGTTGGCTTTGCTCGTCAAGAAATAGCCATACAAGGCGCGACTAGCAACTTGACCGTTACGCTAGCCGAAGACGCGAAAGCGCTAAGTGAAGTGGTGGTGGTAGGCTACGGCACTCAGCAGAAGGCTGAAGTGACGGGCGCTCTTAACACAGTATCGGCTCCGGCCCTAGAAAACCGGCCCGTGACCAACCTAGCCCAAGCCCTCCAAGGTACGGCCCCCAACCTCACGATTCAGCAGAGCAGCGCCGAGCCGGGTGCCGGCCTCAACATCAATATTCGGGGCGTAGGCACCCTAGGTAACGCCTCGCCGCTGGTGATTGTCGATGGCATTGCGGGCTCACTCAACTCGCTTAATCCCAACGACATTGAAAGTATAACGGTACTGAAGGATGCGGCGTCGGCGGCTATTTATGGCTCGCGGGGAGCGAATGGCGTGCTGCTTGTCACCACCAAGAAGGGCACGCTCAATCAAAAGCCGGTATTAACGTACAACACGCTCGTTGGCTGGCAGTCACCTAACTTCCTACGCCGCCCTGTGACGGGCCTGCAATTTATGCAGCTCAAGAATGAGGCGCTGGTCAACTCGGGGCAAGCGCCGCAGTTCTCGCCTCAGCAGATGCGCGACTTCGCGGCCCACGGCGACTACCAGTGGTACCTAGATGCGGTGCTGAAAAAGCAAGCCTTACAGCAAAACCACAACCTCAGCCTCAGTGGCGGCTCGGGCAAGACGCGCTACCTGATGTCGCTGGGCTACGTGGACCAGAATAGCTTATTTGTAGGCGACAAATATGGGTTCAAGCGCCTCAATGCTCGCCTGAACTTGAGCACGCAAGTCACAGACAAGCTTTCAGTAGGCGCTATTTTCTCCTACGCCCGCGTGAGCACCCGTGAGCACGCATTCATCACCGACTGGATCATCAGCGATGCGGTGCGCATTCCGGTTATCTACCCCCTACAGGATTCGCTGGGCAACTACGTGACGCCGGCCACCTCAAGCGACAACCCAGTGAACCGGCTGCGAAACGGCGGCTTACGCACCAACTCGAACGACAACGGCTACGGCAACCTCAACGCCGAATACGAAGTGATTAAGGGCTTGAAGCTGCGCGGCCTCGTAGGCGGCGACCTGTGGAACTACCGCATGAACGAGTTCACGCGCAGCCTTCAGTACGTGACGCTCGACGGCTCACCTACCTCGGGTGGCGACGGCAACAACTCTGTTACCGACCGCACCCAGCGCACGCTGCTCACCAACTACCAAGCTACGGCCAACTACGAGCACACTTTCGCCCAAAAGCATGAGGTGAAAGCGCTAGTAGGGTATTCGAGTGAGCACTACAACGACGACCGTGCTGGTATTCACGTGATTAACGTACCCGGCAACGACTTCGGGGTAATTAGCAACGGCACGACGTACGCGGCCATTTCTGACCCTAGCGGCGTGAACCACGCCAACGGCACCTACGGCAACAATGAGCAGTGGGCGCTGAACTCGGTATTTGGTCGCTTGAACTACGCCTTTGCCGGCAAATACCTCATCGAAGGTAGCTTCCGGTATGATGGTTCGTCTCGATTTGCCAGCAACAAGCGTTGGGGCTTCTTCCCATCGGTGTCGGCAGGCTGGCGTCCCTTGGAGGAGAACTTCATGTCTTTCCTACAGCCAACCTTCAGTGACTTGAAAGTGCGGGGCTCCATCGGGCAGCTTGGCAACCAGAACATTGGCCTTTACCGCTACTTGAGCACCATCAGCACCGCACCAGGTGCCTACTCGTTTGGCGAGCAGCCCGTACCGGGCGCCAACTTCAGCACCGCCAACCGCGACATCACGTGGGAAACCGCGACGATGGGCAACATCGGGGTGGATGCCGCCTTCTTTAAGAATGCCCTGTCGGTTAGCTTCGACTACTTCGACAAGCGCACCAGCGACATCCTGATCGACCTGCCGGTAGCTGGCGCTTTTGGCGCGGGCGCTCCGACCCAAAACGCAGCTAGCGTCCGCAACCAAGGCTGGGAAGTTTCGGCTACCTACCGCCTGCGCACCGAGCGTGGCTTCAACCAGAGCCTGACGTTGAACGCCGCCGATACTCGCAACCTGGTGACTGACACCAAGGGCGTAGAAACGATTCGGGGTGGCGACGCCACGAACATCATCCGCGAGGGCTTCCCCATCAACTCGTACTACGGCTACCGCACCAACGGCATTTACCAGACGATGGAAGAAATAAATGCTGGTCCGAAGCCTGCGTTTGTAGCGCCCGGCGCGCTGCGCCCCGGTGACATTCGCTACGTGGACCGCAACGGGGACGGCGTGATCAACCAAGATGACCGCTACGTGCTAGGTAACCCCTTCCCACGCTACACCTTCGGTGCTACCTACACCGCTGATTACAAAGGTTTTGACTTAGTAGTATTTGTACAAGGCGTGGGCAAGCGTAACCTGTACATCCGGGGCGAAGGCGTAGAAGCCTTCCACAATAACTGGGAAAACGTGTACGCCCAGCACCTCGACCGCTGGACGCCAACCAACACGGACGCCTCATATCCGCGCCTGACCATCGGTACGGCGTCGACCAACAACAACCAAGGCTCGGACTACTGGCTGCGCAACGGCGCTTACGCTCGCCTCAAAAACGTGCAGTTAGGTTATACGCTGCCAGCCACGTTCACCAGCAAAGCGGGTATTGAGCAGCTGCGCGTTTTCGTATCGGGCCAAGATCTTCTAACCATTAGCCATTTGCGCAAGATTGGGTTTGATCCTGAAATCTCGGAGTTCAGCGAGAGTGTGGGCCTAGGTGGCGGCACGGGCAGCAGCGGCCGCGTGTACCCAAGCGTCCGCCTGGTGACCCTAGGTCTTAATGTTTCTTTCTAA
- a CDS encoding YceI family protein → MKSFVLFFCLAFITLAFRPAALRYQIEPKASQLTWTGHAEVGSWAPSGTIRLRQGSFEYDGQALRNGHLEVDMRTLAHADAKLQEHLRSADFFAVEQYPTATFVLQEMAQGQAVGQLTIKRVTKPIRFPVTVEQRPDGLHLTGTATVDRTAFGVTYNSTSFFQNLGDYAIRNDFQLAFDLVAKPMLPAGQARN, encoded by the coding sequence ATGAAATCCTTCGTTCTTTTCTTCTGCCTCGCCTTTATTACCCTTGCATTTCGCCCAGCGGCGCTGCGTTATCAGATCGAGCCTAAGGCTAGCCAATTGACGTGGACCGGTCATGCCGAGGTGGGCTCCTGGGCGCCGAGTGGCACCATACGGCTGCGGCAGGGCAGCTTCGAGTACGACGGCCAGGCACTCCGTAACGGCCACCTTGAAGTAGACATGCGGACCCTAGCGCATGCCGACGCGAAGCTACAGGAGCACCTGCGTAGCGCCGACTTCTTTGCCGTTGAGCAGTATCCAACGGCTACGTTTGTGCTACAAGAAATGGCGCAGGGGCAAGCTGTAGGTCAGCTGACCATAAAGCGGGTCACGAAACCCATTCGCTTTCCCGTGACGGTGGAGCAGCGCCCCGATGGCTTGCATCTGACGGGCACCGCTACCGTTGACCGGACTGCGTTTGGCGTTACCTACAATTCCACGAGCTTCTTCCAGAACCTAGGTGATTACGCCATCCGCAACGATTTTCAACTGGCGTTTGACTTAGTAGCAAAGCCTATGCTGCCTGCCGGGCAAGCCCGCAACTAA
- a CDS encoding RNA polymerase sigma-70 factor: protein MKVVKEFSDHYCLERLQQNDTAAFDMLFDQHAPALCRFVHGYLKSHADAEEVVQDCFLKLWERRHEFDQDIVFKTYLYTSAYRAILKQLRRQRYWVFEDCDGELLIEEGSPSKIMEYQEMEELYQLAVAQLPSRRRQIFALSRQQGLSHAMIAKELNISVKCVENQMTHALKFLKLYFQAHGMSLALVLILCSL, encoded by the coding sequence TTGAAAGTCGTAAAAGAATTCTCCGACCACTATTGCTTAGAACGCCTCCAACAAAATGACACGGCGGCGTTCGACATGCTGTTTGATCAGCACGCTCCTGCCTTGTGCCGTTTTGTGCATGGCTACCTGAAGAGTCATGCTGATGCGGAGGAAGTAGTACAGGATTGTTTTCTGAAACTATGGGAGCGGCGGCACGAGTTCGACCAAGACATCGTGTTCAAAACCTACCTCTACACCTCGGCTTACCGAGCTATTTTAAAGCAGCTGCGCCGCCAGCGGTACTGGGTATTCGAGGACTGCGATGGGGAACTGCTCATTGAGGAAGGTAGCCCCAGCAAGATCATGGAGTACCAAGAGATGGAGGAGCTTTATCAGCTAGCGGTGGCCCAATTGCCCTCGCGTCGTCGGCAGATATTTGCCCTCAGCCGTCAACAGGGCTTGTCACACGCAATGATTGCGAAAGAACTGAACATCTCGGTGAAGTGCGTGGAAAACCAGATGACGCACGCCCTGAAGTTCTTGAAGCTGTACTTTCAAGCCCACGGCATGTCTTTGGCGCTGGTTCTCATCCTGTGCTCACTGTAG
- a CDS encoding FecR family protein — protein MPREIDYEACLRYVRGASSLEEARAVRAWLADPANELLAHYWMGQHAQEPELARKSDDNDPYDYASMRENIYARMQLEVAPTANATRPSTWRRWAAAAAVVSAVASTGWFLHERNQVVEPTVASYATPYGRTQVVQLPDGSEVTLNAHSTVRYAATPDPERPREVWLDGEAYFSVKHLPDNKPFVVHTTAGFAVEVLGTKFTVYRRHEQARVVLLSGKVQVAFADSTRRKVILKPGELLQTSDKEPKKVVHQAVQAASYAAWTDDKMVFDATSIADIATRLQDTYGVEVEVASPDLKKRKFTGTFPVDNLDLLCENLAATFHLQIVHRQNRLILSNYPSSHHTP, from the coding sequence ATGCCCAGAGAAATTGACTACGAAGCCTGCCTGCGCTATGTGCGAGGCGCTTCCTCATTAGAGGAAGCGCGGGCTGTTCGCGCTTGGCTTGCGGATCCGGCCAACGAGTTGCTCGCCCACTATTGGATGGGGCAGCACGCCCAAGAGCCCGAACTAGCGCGCAAGTCCGATGACAACGATCCGTATGACTACGCCAGCATGCGCGAGAACATCTATGCGCGCATGCAACTGGAGGTTGCTCCAACTGCTAACGCGACTCGCCCCAGTACTTGGCGCCGTTGGGCGGCTGCGGCTGCTGTGGTCAGCGCCGTAGCTAGCACGGGTTGGTTCCTACATGAGCGCAACCAAGTGGTGGAGCCCACAGTAGCTAGCTATGCTACTCCGTATGGCCGGACCCAAGTTGTCCAACTACCTGATGGGTCGGAGGTAACCTTGAACGCGCATTCTACGGTGCGCTACGCTGCAACGCCCGACCCGGAGCGTCCGCGCGAGGTGTGGCTGGATGGAGAAGCTTATTTCTCCGTGAAACACTTACCTGATAACAAGCCTTTTGTGGTGCATACCACGGCGGGTTTTGCGGTAGAGGTACTTGGCACCAAGTTCACCGTGTACCGGCGCCACGAGCAGGCGCGAGTCGTGCTGCTCTCGGGTAAGGTGCAAGTTGCGTTTGCCGATTCCACCCGGCGTAAGGTGATTCTGAAGCCGGGCGAGCTCCTCCAGACTTCCGATAAGGAGCCGAAGAAAGTGGTGCACCAAGCCGTGCAAGCTGCTTCTTACGCCGCTTGGACGGATGACAAAATGGTCTTTGACGCTACCTCTATTGCAGACATTGCCACCCGCTTACAAGACACTTATGGGGTGGAGGTAGAAGTAGCTAGCCCCGACTTGAAGAAGCGCAAGTTCACGGGCACCTTTCCTGTAGACAACCTAGACCTCCTCTGCGAAAACCTAGCGGCTACCTTTCACCTGCAAATTGTGCATCGGCAGAACCGGCTTATTTTATCTAATTACCCTTCTTCCCACCATACTCCATGA